The proteins below come from a single Benincasa hispida cultivar B227 chromosome 4, ASM972705v1, whole genome shotgun sequence genomic window:
- the LOC120075175 gene encoding uncharacterized protein LOC120075175, whose amino-acid sequence MNVYRDPNFCYFHPKEKVVGVCALCLNERLLILASRRGRHHSSARSCRKTPINLSKIFAFSSFISRLEFRHWKPENSDDEASTSQEDSFISINFGKNGVGSWEENKVSEVYLENCSLSWNHHLTKDSKETKTVIEHGKTRASLRWRKRIGHLFQLIRRKRSNKGTVCHVEGGKTRKGWIRTLTRSRNTE is encoded by the exons ATGAATGTGTACAGAGATCCAAACTTCTGTTACTTCCATCCCAAAGAAAAAGTGGTGGGCGTCTGCGCTTTGTGCTTAAATGAGAGGCTTCTTATTTTGGCGTCCAGACGAGGCCGCCACCACTCTTCAGCTCGAAGCTGCCGGAAAACTCCCATTAACCTCTCCAAGATCTTTGCTTTTAGCTCTTTCATTAGCCGTCTCGAATTCCGGCATTGGAAGCCGGAAAATTCCGACGATGAAGCCTCCACCAGTCAAGAAG actCATTCATCTCAATCAACTTTGGGAAAAATGGAGTTGGGTCGTGGGAAGAGAACAAGGTATCAGAGGTGTACCTGGAAAACTGCAGCCTGTCATGGAATCACCACTTGACTAAAGACTCCAAGGAGACCAAGACTGTGATAGAACACGGCAAGACCCGTGCCTCGCTTAGGTGGCGGAAGCGGATTGGCCACCTCTTCCAGCTCATCAGAAGGAAAAGGTCCAACAAAGGGACAGTCTGCCACGTGGAAGGAGGTAAGACAAGGAAAGGCTGGATAAGAACTCTGACAAGGTCAAGAAACACTGAGTAG